In Silurus meridionalis isolate SWU-2019-XX chromosome 23, ASM1480568v1, whole genome shotgun sequence, the genomic window gtaataatgcaaaataacaGTTATGAATGGAAAtggctaaaaaaacaaaaaccaaaaaaaaacaaaacatgtataTCTGATTTTTAATTCCTGAAGCAAAAACCCCCAACAAAAACTAACTGGCCTTACATGTGTGGCTTGTTTTTGCTCGCCatgagtgtatataaaaaaaacaaaataaaacaaaaaaaattaaaggatTACAAAACAGACCCTGTGGGGGGGTTGGAGGCAGTTGAAGCAGCAGCTGCAGAGTCCAGCCCATtgtgagtggtgtggtgtgtgccTGTTGTCCTGGTGCTCTTAGAGACAGCTGCAGCATCGTGGGAATCGGTGTTGGAGTCTGTGTCATTTGAGTGTTGAGTCATTGATGCCTCGCTGCCTGTCGGAGAGTCCACACTCTCATAACCTGCGCTCAGAGTCCCGTAGCCATCCCCTGTGCCATGGCTCACTGCACCCTCAGAGTGGTTTGACAGTTTGGCTCCTCCCCCATGGGCAGGACTGGAAGTACAGGGTGACCCTGGATAATCCTCATCTGCACTGCTTGCCTCCCGATATGGGCCAGAGCTGGACAAAGCTCTCTGGGTAGAGCCATTGGACGGACCATTGAAGACACGGCTGCAGTCTTTTGCCCCAGTGGAGTTGCTGGAGGGGGTCGTTTCAGGTTCAGCAGAAGGCTCGGTAGCGCTGGATGGAGAAGCAGCAGTCCTGCTTGGACCTGCGCCACTAGAGGTACCCACAGCCTGTGTTTGCTGAGACAGCTGCTGCTTGGTTTCCTTCAGCTGCTGCTGGAGAACCAGGATAGTGCTCTGCATGCCTTCCACCTCCTCATCCAACTGAATGATAAAGTCGTTCAActctaaataacaaaatataggAGTTTAAACAAAATCATAGGAACCTTTCTTGTCATGGTGGTGTGTCACAGACCGAAATAGATCACACTAATTTGCATGTAATAAAACAAGAAGGCAAACTATGAATAATACATGTAAAAAGCAAGAATAAAAATCCcattatacaaaaacaaaaagtactAATGGCAACTAATTTTTGTTTAACTACTATATAGACGATCTATTAACATTTAAGATATGCTtttgaaatgttaaatataaaataacattgttATAGACATTTGAACTTGTGCCTGcttaaatcaatattaaaatcTCATCAGTCCATCTGCTAGTAACAGCAATCATTCCacataaactatttattttatgcacTCTTTTCTGATAAAGTTCAAACAATTATTTCATATGAAATAGCAGAAAACAGTGGCAGACACACAAAACAAGGTTCCTGAacttctgcttttgtttttttttaataataaaaaaataaaatgaattcctCTCACCATCTTGGCTGCTCTTGAGCTCCTCGCTGTACTTTTTCTGCAGGGCAAGTTCAGCCTCCAGCTGGGCGATGCGACCCTGTGACAGCTGCCTGCCCAGCTCCTGGTTCTCCTGGATCAGCATGCGACACTTCGCCATCAGCTTCTTACCAGTCTGGCTGCAAGGGAGACAAGGCTAACATCACATGGTGAACAGAGCCACGAGCATAACAAGGATAGCTGGTGTAACTGCCGAGCAGCAGCAACACTACAGAATAAGATGCAGCACACCACATTGGTCATTAATCAAATGATCCAAGAAATTCAAAATGGTATGTGGATGATGAACAATTACGAGAAGCCCTAAAATGTACCAGGCATAAATCAAAACTCTACCAAACCATGGATTATTGACTGAACCAAAAGAATTCTCACAGTAACATTTGGCAGGTACCAATCAGAAATGCACACAAAGTCTAAAATATACAGGGTTTTTCCCCCTAAAGATGTTGTACCAGATCTCGGAACAGGTACCTAGCATTTTCACACAACACATCTATGTAAATACGTTGAACAGATATGTTTATTGTAAATTTGCCACAGTTGCTTAAGTTTGCTTTTTGTGTCAAATGCTACAAAATACCACGTGCCACACTCTGCCTACAGTATCCGAACAGTGAGGACCAAAACATAACACTAACTTATACATTATGTTTTGTGGGTATAAACAGGGTCATCACAAGTTACGTAAAGGACATTTCGTTCGCAGGACTATTAGTAATATGCAAAAATAGAAATGATGTAGATTAACTCTGCTGAACCTGTACCCCAGAAATAGTTGAACAGCAGTTTACAAAACAGTGGCAACACATTCTTAATTACTTTGCAAACATTTGACTAGAGGAAGTTACACTGATGTAGAGAAGTTAACATACTCAGTGTAAAAAGGTGCTGTAGTAAGTGCTCCAAGCTAAACGTTAACGAGTATAAACGCAACAGCGGCTGCTCAAAACCCTCTGACCAGAAAAAGAAATTCGAATCTTGGATAATGAAGATGAGAAGATAAATGTTTTGCTGAGATGATTACCGTGCAACCATGTGTAATGTGCTCTAAAGCCATTATACCCTCAATTTAAATGTGCAAACATCACCTAAAGTATTAAACTTAATGGTGAAGCATCAAAAACATTGACACTGAACAGCGCTGTAACGAAAAGATTTCACAAGAAAAAACACCTACAAAATGCAATTGTATTGATAAAACTTTGGACCTTAATATTGTGATCAAAACGACACAGCAGAATAGACATACATATAAACAGCTTTAGTAATCACCTAAGACACTTGGGCATTCACATTGAAATAAAAAGCTTGCACCTGCAGCAGTGTATTAGCAAATAGTCACATTAACACATCCTGTGTAAAGCCAATcatcatatccatccatcccacacacacacacacacacacacacacacatacatacatacacccaAACACTGCTGTAAGTGCAAAGAGCATTTCCAAGaacaaacaacataaacaaagcaaaaaaatataaaaactataaacacaaagaaaaagaggaaaagttaAAACACTGTACCGTCTCTTGTACCAACGAGATGGTTGTTAAACAATGTCTCTGTAGACCACAGGGTCTTACTCTTTCCCCATAGTATTACATCAAAGGCTCCTCCCCCAGAGTCTTATGATCAATAACTCCTCATCACATTACATCACTCTACTGTTCCCCTCCCCCAGGTATTTCCTATTTTGGTTTTACCGAGAGTCTTAACAGTTCTACACTGATGGGgtaaaagatgaaaaatatGCATGTGCAACATATTCTTTTGggtcatttttaaatgttcaatcaGTGACTTTTAGACTacagttcaatcagctccagaGCAAATGCCTTGCTCAAGTCTCTCTCAATGGCCGCCAACGATTTATTAGAGCAATCTGTCTAACATAGGCTGCTGGGGGGATGGAAGAAGGGTTTGTTTCCGCTGTGACCACCTCTTCAGGAACAGTCCCGATTCCTTCAGGCCTCTGTACCATGAGGGGGTGTGGGGAAGAGAAAGCTGAAACAGAGTCACCTGACCAAAACTGGCTTTTCAGTTTCTGTTCTGTTTCACTTTTACATTACAGTATGATAATAGCAGCAcagaacaagagaaaaaaagtgtctttctgtgttttgcttttaaGTCTGAGTCTCGTTGTGAGCATATCATTTCAGTCTTCCCCCACCATTATTTGCACTCCTGCAGTGGAGAAAGTGAGGGGGTGAGTCAGGAAAGTCTTGACTTTTGTTTGGAGGGGGAGTTATTTTAGTTTACCTATCAGGTGTAAATTTCCAGGCACTCAATTCATTTTGGGCTTGCTCCAGTTTGTCTTTAGTCTGTTGCAGTTCAGCCttcattttaaggaaaaataagttgatggCTGGGTCCACCATGGAGGATCTCAGTTGAGCCACATTGGGTTGCTGCACTTGCTTCAGGTATTGGATCTGCGTCTGAATAGAGACAAACTGTGTTAGAAACTGAAAAATAATATCACTCACCTTTGTTATATAACAAAAAGACCAACCCGAGGAAATTTAACTAATAATTTCTGCAAACAAATTAGTGTGGAAAACCTCATTTGTGCTCCTAAAAATATTGTACAGGCGGGTAAATAGAAATTCATGTTAACTGCATTAACAGATTaaataaagcttaaaaaaaaaaaaaacacaatgcaaaatattacggaacatctacacaacactaAAAGTTATAATTCTGTCAAAGCAGAACAAAAATACAACTGCATATGTCGTATTGcacaatataatttatatatatatatataaatatataatttatatttatttattcttagaGTTCACTACACAGTGAGCTTATTTATGAACTAACTTTCTTGGTACTGTTGTTTGGCATTAAACAGCTTGAAAATGTGCCCAAGCCAAGTAGAAATTGAGGAAAATTATTTCACCCTTTAAATGTTAGCAATTTGATATAAATCTTATC contains:
- the LOC124377207 gene encoding pre-mRNA-splicing regulator WTAP isoform X3, coding for MTNEEPLPKKVRLSESDMKTLTREELCARWKQHEAYVQVLEAKYADLNSNDVTGLKESEEKLKQQQQESARRENILVMRLATKEQEMQECTTQIQYLKQVQQPNVAQLRSSMVDPAINLFFLKMKAELQQTKDKLEQAQNELSAWKFTPDSQTGKKLMAKCRMLIQENQELGRQLSQGRIAQLEAELALQKKYSEELKSSQDELNDFIIQLDEEVEGMQSTILVLQQQLKETKQQLSQQTQAVGTSSGAGPSRTAASPSSATEPSAEPETTPSSNSTGAKDCSRVFNGPSNGSTQRALSSSGPYREASSADEDYPGSPCTSSPAHGGGAKLSNHSEGAVSHGTGDGYGTLSAGYESVDSPTGSEASMTQHSNDTDSNTDSHDAAAVSKSTRTTGTHHTTHNGLDSAAAASTASNPPTGSVL
- the LOC124377207 gene encoding pre-mRNA-splicing regulator WTAP isoform X1 → MGEESGAALRESLPPFFPPFCDSKETDNTHEADRSLETRLYRAKLSVSVGFYAHVWRSEIKMTNEEPLPKKVRLSESDMKTLTREELCARWKQHEAYVQVLEAKYADLNSNDVTGLKESEEKLKQQQQESARRENILVMRLATKEQEMQECTTQIQYLKQVQQPNVAQLRSSMVDPAINLFFLKMKAELQQTKDKLEQAQNELSAWKFTPDSQTGKKLMAKCRMLIQENQELGRQLSQGRIAQLEAELALQKKYSEELKSSQDELNDFIIQLDEEVEGMQSTILVLQQQLKETKQQLSQQTQAVGTSSGAGPSRTAASPSSATEPSAEPETTPSSNSTGAKDCSRVFNGPSNGSTQRALSSSGPYREASSADEDYPGSPCTSSPAHGGGAKLSNHSEGAVSHGTGDGYGTLSAGYESVDSPTGSEASMTQHSNDTDSNTDSHDAAAVSKSTRTTGTHHTTHNGLDSAAAASTASNPPTGSVL
- the LOC124377207 gene encoding pre-mRNA-splicing regulator WTAP isoform X2, whose product is MCDEIKMTNEEPLPKKVRLSESDMKTLTREELCARWKQHEAYVQVLEAKYADLNSNDVTGLKESEEKLKQQQQESARRENILVMRLATKEQEMQECTTQIQYLKQVQQPNVAQLRSSMVDPAINLFFLKMKAELQQTKDKLEQAQNELSAWKFTPDSQTGKKLMAKCRMLIQENQELGRQLSQGRIAQLEAELALQKKYSEELKSSQDELNDFIIQLDEEVEGMQSTILVLQQQLKETKQQLSQQTQAVGTSSGAGPSRTAASPSSATEPSAEPETTPSSNSTGAKDCSRVFNGPSNGSTQRALSSSGPYREASSADEDYPGSPCTSSPAHGGGAKLSNHSEGAVSHGTGDGYGTLSAGYESVDSPTGSEASMTQHSNDTDSNTDSHDAAAVSKSTRTTGTHHTTHNGLDSAAAASTASNPPTGSVL